A genomic window from Candidatus Woesearchaeota archaeon includes:
- a CDS encoding DNA-directed RNA polymerase subunit H, which yields MRRKKGVSNLEIKEHILLPKHMKVSEKEKQEILAKYNITLKELPKIYQNDHGIRSLKLQPGDIVKIMRKSQTAGESAYYRVVTNE from the coding sequence ATGCGAAGGAAAAAAGGCGTTTCAAACTTGGAGATCAAGGAACATATTTTGCTTCCAAAGCACATGAAAGTGAGCGAGAAGGAAAAGCAGGAAATTCTGGCAAAGTATAACATCACCCTCAAGGAACTGCCAAAAATTTATCAGAATGACCATGGGATAAGGTCGTTGAAATTGCAGCCTGGCGATATCGTGAAAATCATGAGGAAGAGCCAGACAGCGGGCGAAAGCGCGTATTACAGGGTGGTCACCAATGAATAA